The genomic region CTCCATCGATGAAAGCCATACAGTTGCAGATCGACGAGGAGTATGCGATCACGCATACCGGCGGCGATGACGTGATCGGCGTGCAGCAGCTAAAGTGGACGCCGCAGGATGTCGAAAAAGCGCGCCAGATGAACGGCTATCACGACGTCATGAAGATCGTGGACATGTATGGACACGGAAGCCACTATCAGCTGGAGTGCCACCTGATCCGCGTGTACCCCGGCAGTGCTTACAAGACCTGGTATTAAAAGCTAACCGCTGCTGGAAACGAGAAATTGCCAGGCTACATGACGGCCTGGCAATTTCTCGTCAATGCCCGTTCAGATCGTCCGTCTTCGGATACGAGAAGCAGCTTTGCGGCACGTATTCCTTGAGCTGATGCAGGCTTTCCCAGTAAAGCTTGATGATCTCGACGCTGTTGCCGTTCTTTTCGTAGTATTCGATCACGATCGGGTACGCCTGGCCCGCCTTCATATCCATCTGCGCGGCGTCTTCCGACGCCGCGTGGATCGACCAGTTGTCGATCAGCAGTTTGCCGTCGATGTAGAGCCGGACGCCGTCGTCGGAGGCGGTGTAGAACGTATAGGTTTCGGAGAAGCGCGGCGTGATCTTGCCGGTCCAGCGGATCGAAAACGGCTGGCGCGCCGGCATGCGCGGATCGACAATCTTGCGCGTCCAGTTGAAATTGATATTGGCGTCCGGGCGCTGGAACAGTGGCTGCTCGAAGTTTTTGCCCAGATAGTATTGGCCGAGCAAACCGCTGCCGTCGCCGCCGCCATCGACTTTGCCCTTGCCTTGGATTGTTTGGCCCTTCGGTTTTTGGGCATGCTCCGGCGTCCAGGGCAGGTTCCCACGCGCGCTATGAGAGCCGATGGACACGGGCGTCAGGAGGAACGCCACCTGCGTGGACTTGTCTTGTTTCGGCGCGGGCGATCCCTGATGCGCCTTGGGGCTGACGACCAGACGGCGCATCGCTTCCGGAACCAGCGCGCCGGGAATCTCGCCGCTGGGCGCGTTGTCTGTAGTCGGCAGGTGCAGCTTGTGGACCGGGGCGCTTCGCTCATGTCCGGGATCGGCCCCCTGAACATCGCCCGGCGGCAGGGCGGTGACCGGGCCGCGCGCCAGACGGTCGTAGTTATTCTGAAGCCGCTGCTGTGCGGCGCTCGATTGACCGGACGCCTGCGCCGCCCTGTCAGTCGCGGGGCGAGAAGACTGGCCGGCGCGCCCCGCTGGCTTCTCGCCGCCGGGCGTGCGCCTGGAGCCATTCGGCGTGGTCAGAGCCTGGGCGCCGGCGGCTCGATTGCCTGTCTCCGGGCTCGTGCCGGTTTGTCCGTGCGTCGCTTCGGCTGGAGCGCCTCGGCGGTCGGCGCCGGTTTGGCGCGTCGCCCCGCCGGATGTTTGCGTATTTCCTGAGTCCGGCCCGGATTTCTGATTTCCGCTCGCATTCTGCGGACCGCGCCGCGCGCCCGGATTTGCGCCTTCGTGTACCGGAACGCCGCCCACCGGCCCATGCTGAGGCAGCGCGGCGTCTTTACCTCCCAGCGGCTGACGGTCGCCTGGCCGCGCTCCGCCTCCGTGCGGACCGTTTGGGGTGGTGCGCGAGTCGCTCTGGCCGCCCGCGCCGCGCGGCGCGCCCTCCGCGCGCCGTCCATTCGAGCCGCGCTGTGGGTCGGCGTTCTGCGGACCGTTTGCCCCCTGCGGTGAACCTGTCTGCTGACGATCGCCGCCGCCGACGGTTTTGTCGGCGGCCGCGCCATCCTGAGCTTTTTCCCCTAAACGTGTGGTGACGCCCTGATCGTCTTTGGGAAGGGACGCCACACGAGTGTCCGGCGCGGAGCTGGCGGGCGCTTTTTCCGCTGTTTGCGGCGGAGGCGCGGTGGCTGGAGATGGCTTTTCCGGTGTGACGGGCGCGGGCTTATGGTCCGGGAGTTTGAGCGCGTCCGCCTGGATGCGGCGCCGCGCGGCTTCTTGAGCCTGCTCCCGCTGCGCGAGGCGCTGCTCGTGTGCGGTCAAGCGGCGCTGGGGTTTGAGGCTGGCTTTGGCCGCCGCGCCGGAGGCTGCCGGGGCGCCGTCCGGGCCGAGCGGGCTGTTCGCGGCGCCGGAGGCCGCCGCGCTTTCGTTTTTGCCTGCGCCGGATCGATTTTTCCCCGTCGCCGAGCTTTCGAGCGGCATCGCTTCCAATTGGATCAGGCGCGTGGGGAGGGGCGGCTTTGTCTGCCGCGTGGCGGCGTGCGTTGAACGCCAGGCGTCGGTTGTCCCAAGCCAGCAGACAGCGCCGGCGTTCAGGCAGAGCGCGAGGAGAAATGATTTGCGCAGAGATTTATCGGTCCACATGGCCCGGATCCTGTCCTGTATCGCCGGCGTCGGTCTTGACGCGCTCGGTCGCGATCACGATCGGCGCGCTGCTTCCGGCGCGGGTCATTGTCTCGTTGACGATATCCATCACCGAAATCAGGGTTTGCGTGCTTTGCGTCGGCGCGACGTTCACCACGACCGCCGCGCCCGGACGCCGGGCGAGCTCTTGCTGCAAGGCCGTCGGCATATCGGCGGGAGCGATGGGGCGCGCGTTCAAATAGTAGCGCCCGTCCGGCGCGACCGACAGCGTCATCCGGGCAGGCGTTTTGCCAGGCGCGCCTGCGGCGGCGCTGTCCGTGGGGACATTGAGGCCCAGTCCCTGCATCTTCACCATCGAGAGAGTCGTGAACATGAAGAACACCAATAAAAAGAAGATGGTGTCGATCATGGGGACGATCTCAATCCGCGCCTTGCGCAGCTTGGGCTGTGGAAACTTCATGGACGCTGCGCCCCCAGGTTTCGCGGCAGGGTGGCGACCATCACCTTCGCGGCGTCCGCCTGTTTCGCCAGATCGAACAGCCGCAGAAAGTGGGACGCCGGCAGCGCCTTGTCACAGTTGATCAGCACCGTCACATTCGGATCGGACTGCACGCGCCCGCGCAGCATCGCCAGAAGCTGGGGCTCCGTGCAGCGGGTTCGGTCCAGAAACAGCGCGCCATCGCTCGCCGCCGTCAGCACGACTTGGTTTTGCGGCTTTTGATTCGCCGTTTCACTTTCCGGCAGCGACACGTGCCGGGACTTCAATGGGACCATGGAGAGACTGGCGATCATAAAGAAGACCAGCAGAAAGAAGATGGTGTCGATCATCGGGACGATCTCGATCCGCGCCCGCTTGATCTCAGGCATTGGCATCTTCATACGCCGGCTCCTCCGCTGGGCGGCTGGCGATGATCTCGATCGCCCGCGTCGCCCCGCGCTCCATCGCCGCCACCACGGCGCGCGCCTGCTCGCCGAGCGCGTTGTACCCCACCAGCGTCACGATGGCGATGGCGAGGCCGGTGGCCGTCGCGATCAGCGCCTGGCCGACGCCGCCCGTGATCGCCGCCGGGCCGCCGAGCGACCTTGGATCGCCGACCACATTGAACGCTCCGATCATCCCCGTGACCGTTCCGAGCAGACCCAGCAGAGGAGAGACGGTGATGATCGTGTCCAGAACGCCAAGGCGCTGCGTGATCTTGGGCGTTTCTTCCTGCGCCACCACTTCCAGGGACCGTTCGATCGCGGGAACGTCCCGATGCCGATTGCTCACGGCGTGCGCCAGCACCCGGCCCACCGGGCCGCCATGGCTCCGCGCCGTGTCCAGCGCCTCGTCGTAGCGCTCATCGTGCATCAACTGCATCACACGCGCCACGAGCAGATCGGCGCCGCCCAGCGCGCGCCGCAGCGCTCCCGCCCGTTCGATCATCACCGTCGTGGACAAAATGGCGCAAACAAACAGTGGCCACATCACCGGACCGCCGCGCAGCAGGAACTGAAGCCCGTGGACAAACATTGCACTCTCCTCGGCGTCGATCGCTCAAATTGCCAGATTGACGCCGAATAATAGTACCATATAGATCTATTTTCGATGCGTCGAGCGCGCTGCACGCCATCTGAGGCGCGATGACGCGAGGAAAAGTTTCCTTAGGCTGGTAAAACATAAGAAATCATGTTAAGATAGTGAGAGCGCCGTAAACGATTACGGTATGGTGTCTTGGAAATAACCGGTCAGGAAAGGCGGCGGCGTATTGAATCTCAGTTGGATCGATTGGATGATCGTGATCGCAGCCATCGTTGTGATCCGTCTTGTCAGCTGGAGCACGCGCTCGCTGATGCGAGGCGTCGCGGACTTTTTGTCGGCGAACCGGGTCGCCGGGCGCTATCTGCTGACGATCTCGGGCGAGATGGGCAACTTCGGCGTCATCACGCTGGTCGCCGGGTGGCAGGCGTTCACCTCAGCAGGTTTCGTCAACTTTTGGTGGCCGCTGATGTACATGCCGCTCAGCATCGTCTTCATCATGACGGGCTGGGTGTTCTATCGGCTTCGCGAAACCCGGGCGCTGACGGTTGGCCAGTTTCTTGAGATGCGGTACAGCCGGCGCTTTCGCGTCTTTGCGGGAGGATTGTGCTGGCTTTCGGGGATTATCAACTTCGGTATCTTTCCCGCCGTCGCCGCGCGCTTTCTGATTTATTTCTGCGGCCTGCCGGACACATTCCCCGTGCTGGGGCTGCATATCGCCACCTATCCCGCGCTGATGGTGGCGGATCTGGGGATGGCGCTCTACTTCGTTCTCGCGGGCGGTCAGATCTCGGTCATGGTGACGGAGTGCGCGCAGGGAATGATCGCCTGCGTGGCCTATGTCGCCATCGCGGTGGCCGCGCTGCTGATCGTGCCGTGGCATCGGGAAGTCGCGGCGCTGCAAATGGCGCCGGCGAACGCGTCGATGCTCAATCCCTTTCACACGACCCAGGTGAAGGATTTCAATCTCTGGTACTACCTGATCCAGTTCTTCATTTCGATTTACTGTTATCAGGCGTGGCTGGGCGGTCAGGGATTCATGACGTCCGCCCGCAATCCGCACGAGCAGCGGATGGGCGCGCTGATCTCCAACTGGCGCGGCGTTCCGCTGGGCATGATGAGCATCGCCCTGCCGCTGGCGGGATACACCCTGCTGCACTCGCCGCACTACGCCGCCCAGGCGGCCTCGGTGAACGCCGTGCTGCATCAGATCAGCAATCCATCGGTCCAGAACGAAATGCTGATCCCGGTGGCGCTGGCGCATCTGCTGCCGGTGGGGATCAAAGGTCTTGTGGCGATGATCGTGGTGTTCCTGTCGTTCACCTGTCACGACACCTATCTGCACGCCTGGGGAAGCATCTTTGTGCAGGACGTGCTGCTGCCTCTGCGCAACCGTCCGCTGGAGCCGCATCAGCAGATTCGGTGGCTGCGCTGGTCGATCTTCTTCGTGGCCGTCTTTATCTTCGTGTTCAGCATGGTCTATTCCGAAACCGACAAGATCAAGATGTTTCAGGCGATGACGGGCGTGATCTGGCTGGCCGGCGCCGGCTCCGTGATGATCGGGGGCCTGTATGGGCGGTTTGGAACGGCGGCGGGCGCCTACTGCGCCATGGCGGCGGGCGGCGTGCTGGGGATCGGAGGGCTGCTGCTGCCGCTCTACTGGCAGTCTCACCATCTCGGCGAGTTCCCGATCAATGGGCAGTATATGATGCTCCTCGCCAGTCTGGTCTCCATCGTGCTCTACGTGAGCGTCTCCTTCGCCACCGGAGGGCTTCGGCGTCCGTTCAATCTGGAGAAGATGCTGCATCGGGGCGTTTACTCCACCGATCCGCACGAGCATGAGGTGAAATCCACGCTGACCAATCGCTGGCTGGAGCTGCTGGGGATGGGCAAGGAGTTCTCGCGCGGCGATCGTTTCCTGGCGATCTTGTACGCCTGCACGACTCTGGGAACGTGGCTGCTCTTTATCGGCGTCTGCGCGGCGCACTTCTTGTTCCATACCATCACCGACCAGTTCTGGATCAACTTCTGGCATATCTATCTGATGGTGATGCTGTGCGTGAGTATTCCCGTGCTGATCTGGTTCACGATCGGCGGCGTGCTCGATATCCGCAACCTCAAAGAGACGCTGAAGACGGCCGTGCGGGACGACACCGACGACGGCCGTGTGGTTCACGAGGACAGTGACCGGCTTGGCGGGACGGTCGTGGAGACGCCGGCGCAGATCGCCATCGCCGACCAGGCCGCGAAAGTCGCTTCGCACTCCTCCGAGTAGCGCGAAGCGTCGCCATTCGCATCCATGAAAACGGCCCCATTGCCTGAAAGCAAGGCAATGGGGCCGTCTGTCGTCTGCGTTTTCGGTGTTTTTACTTAGCCGTTACAAAGGACAGCACGGGCGACGTCACGGACGCTCCGGCGGCGCGGGAGGTCACCGTGTAGAAGTAAGTCACGCCGCGCATCAGGCCGTTGACCGTCACTTGATGGGCCGTGACCTGGCTGGAGTTCGCCACGCTGCGTGACAGGCTGTTGGGCGAAGGGCCGTACGACAGCACGGAGTCGGAGGCGATGTTGGTTCCCCAGGCGACCAGCGCCACGGTGCGCGCCACTTGCGGCCGGGGCGTTCCGATCAGCGAGATCACCGGAGTGGCGACGGTTGTGCTGGACGCCGCGAGGTCGGCGATCAGGCCGGCGCCCTTGAAGGATCCCCATCCGGTCGCATTGTCATATCCAGCGAAGGCGGGATAGAACAAGTTCGTGCTGCCGTCGTGGATGTCGTAGAAATCCTGAGTGTAGCGTGAGTTCTTGCCGATCTTATAGATCGCGGGATTGATGAACCCGACCGGTCCGGCGCCGCTGGCGGCGCGCTGCTGATTGACGAGCGCCGTGAAGCCCGCCCAGAGGGGAGCCGCGCAGCTGGTGCCGCCGAAGATGCACCAGCCGCCTTTGTAGAAGACCGAGTAACCGGTGTACGGGTCCGAGTTCAGCGCGACGTCCGGGACATTGCGCGCGGCGGCGGAGACGCCGACACCGGCCTGCCAGTCCGGCTTCGACCACACGGCGCTGACGCCGCCGCCGCCGGCTCCGGAGCCGATGCTTCCATGGCTCCAGGTGCTCTCTTTCTTGTAGGTCCCATCTGCGTTCAGGAAGAGCTGCGTGCCGCCGACGCTGGTGATGTACGGCTGGGACGCGGGATCCTGAACGGTCAGGTTCTTTCCATTGTCGAACGCGCCGGCGTCGCCGGACGCCGCGAAGATCGTCTGGCCCTGCGCCGCCATCTGACGGAACGCCGTGTTTTCAGCGGTCCGGATGGGAATGCTGCACGACGGCTCGGTGATTCCCCAGGAAGTGCTCACCTGTTTGGCGATATTATCGCTGGCGATCCGGCTGTACGCCGCGATCACGCCGGCGGCCGTATTCGGCGCCTCATAAACCATGATCTTGCTGGCGCCCGGCGCCAGGGCCGTCATCAGCTCGATATCCAGCGTGACTTCGGCGGCGTTGACGCCCGGCTGACCGGACGCGCCCCCGACCAGCACGTTCTGGAGCGGAACGCCGGGGAGCTTATACCCGCTGGTGAAGCTGGCGATGTCGCTCGGGTCATAGCCATCCAATTGGAAGAGACCGAGCACCTGCCCGTGACCGTCGAGCTTTGTCGCCGAATTGGCGAGTGTGAGGTTGTTCAGCCCATAGGCTTTGGTGATATCCGAAGGTGAGAGCGCTCCGCCGGGGCCTGTGCCGACTTGGTAGGGCTGCAGCGCCTGCGCCATGGCCTGCGGGACGAGATAGCTCTGCGGCGCCCAGTGCGCCGATTCGTCCAGACCGACGATGCCGCTGATCTGCGCGGCGATCGCCGCCGGCACGCTCGGATCGGCGTTCGCGACCCGAAAGAGCGATCCGTTCGCCGCTCGGAAGGAGTGCATTTGCAGCCCCAGCGATCGCTCCACGACGCCGTCCGGCGCCTGCACGGTCACCAGAGTGCGGTTGGGATATGTCTCGGTGATGGCGAAGCCCTGCGAGCGAGCGTAACGGATCACGGCGGCGTAAGATTCTTCCGTCGGCGCGTATCGATCAATAAACTGCTGCGTGGTGAGAAAATGGCCGTACTGCGGATCCTTGGGATCGTATAGCCGGTGGATTTGGTCGGCGAGCTGCGCCTCATTGCGCAGTGGGAGAGACAGCGCCAGCGTCAGCGGCTGCGCCACCGGAGCGCGGCTGACCCAATGAGCCCCGGCCAGCGCAGGAGAAAGATGGCCGCGCAGCACGACCGTCTGAGCCTGCGCCGGCGCGGCGGCGCCCAGGCAAGCCAGCAGGGCGAGCGAGGCGCGTCGTACACTGATCGTCGTTTTATTCATGGTTCCGGGACCTTTAATACGCTTGGATTTCAAATGTCCGCCGGAGCCTCAGCAGTATGTGCATTGCAATTATCCCAATAAGATTACCAGGTAATAATTTCCATGGTTTGCGATCTTGGAGAAGTGAGATATTGCGATGCACACGCCGGGTGAGATTCTGCGGCGGCTGCGCTTTTGGGCGCAACTTCATTATCGGAAGCGGTAAAAAGAACAGGCAGATGACAAAACTACGGGGATTGAGTCGGAGTCCGAAAAACAAGTGAAAAGCAGAGGGAAAGTGGCTCGGTCTGAGTCGGAAAGGTGGTCCCCCCGGCAGGATTCGAACCTGCGGCCGACAGTTTAGAAAACTGTTGCTCTATCCGCTGAGCTACGGAGAGACGAAGCGCGCATTGTGTGAGAGGGAAAACTGGAGCGGGCGACGAGGCTCGAACTCGCGACATTCTGCTTGGAAGGCAGACGCTCTACCACTGAGCTACACCCGCAATGTCGATATTATACCTGATGTTACGAAAATCTGTACGCTTCGCGCAAAAAAAGACCTCGCCCCATTGAGGGGCGAGGCCGTGGCCGTCAAAGTGGCCGCTCCATCTATTCCTGGATCGTCAGCACCGGCTGGCCGGACGTGGCTTCCTTGCTGTTGAAGCAGAAGTAAACGCCATCCGTTCCTGGATCGCTCACCTGAAGGGTGACGATCTGGCCGATCTTGTCCGCCAGATAGCTGGTCAGATCCCAGGTGTAGACGCCCGGGGTGCTGGTCACCTGTGTGGTCGCCGCAAGCGTTCCGGTGCTCAGGTCCGCCGCCGTCAGCCAGCCGGCCGCCAGCGCGCTGTTCCAGGTCAGAGTCGACTCGGTCCAGCTGGTGTCGCCGATCCCGTAGACGCTCAGCGGAGCCTTGCCGGCGGTGCCGTTCGAGTTGAGTGTCAGGGCTAACTGGGCCGAGGTGATCGGGCTGGTGACCCCGGTCAGATCGAACTTCAGATAAGCCGTGCGGTGATAGATGCTGGTCGCGGTCGAATCGCGCTTGACAGTGATCTGCGTTTCCGCGCCGTGCTTGACGGTGTCCGCCGCGAGCGAGTTTACATAGGAGTCCGCGACAGGGGCGAGGTTCAAGACCGTCGGCGCCGGATCGGTCGGCGTCACCGGGATGATCGGCGTCGCGCCGCTCGATGGCGTGGTGGTTACCGTCAGCGCCGGCTGTCCGGACGTGGCTTCCTTGCTATTGAAGCAGAAGTAGAGGCCGTCGGTTCCCGGATCGCTCACCTGAAGGGTGACGATCTTACCCGCCTTGTCGGCCAGGTAGCTGGTCAGGTCCCAGGTGTAGACGCCCGGGGCGCCGTTGACCTGAGTGACCGCAGCGAGCGTTCCGGTGCTCAGGTCCGCCGATGTCAATCCGCCAGAGGCCAGCGCGCTGCTCCACACCAGGGTCGATTCCGTCCAGGTCGTGTCGCTGACGCCGTAGACACAGAGCGGAGCCTGGCCCTTGCTGCTATTCGCATTCCCGGTCAGCGAAAGCTGAGCCGAGGTAATCGGGCCGGTAAGGTTGGTCAAGTCGAACTTCAGATAGGCCGTGCGTCGATACGTGCTCGTCGAGCTGGAATCGCGCTTGACGGTGATCTGTGTCTCCGCGCCGTGCTTCACGCTATTGGAGCCGAGGGAGATGACGTAAGAATCCTCGATAGGAGCCAGCGTCGTCGATGTCGGGGCCGGCGTCGTTACCGGCGTCCATCCGGGAGCCGGAGGCAGTACGATCACCGTCATCGAGTACGGCGCGAACGTGTAAGCCAGGCTTGTCCCAGTGGTGGGGATCGTTCCGTGCGTCAGGTCCGCGCCGGAGGCGTCTTCGTCCATGCCGTATTGATAGACGTCTGCCTGGACGTCGGGCAGGAAGCTGCCCAGGGTGATGTTGCCGGTGAGCGGGGTCGCGGCGGATTTATTGATCACCAGCAGCGCGAGCTCTCCCGTTTGCAGGCGCGCTCCATAAGCGGAGAGCTTGTTGTAATCCGAGGTTGTGGTGAGCACGGAGTCGCCGCCACGCGCCCAGTGAGTCAGCAGCTCAAGCGCTCGGAAGGTCGGGTAGGGCGTGTTCACCGGAGTGTCGGATCGATCGCCGATCGATAGGATGCCGTAATCGCCAAACTTGCGCCAGCCGTAGAGGCTGGGGTTCATATTGGTTCCGGTTTGCGAAGAGTTGTGCAGATCCCACCACAAACAGGCGTTGAACTCCGTTTGGGCGACCCGGGCGGTGTTGTCCGCGAGGAACAATCCGTTTACCAGACTGACGCTTTGCTTGCCGGGCGACGAAGATACGGAGTTCGTTTCCGTGGCCGCCAGTTCGATCGAGCTGGAGATCGGGCCGACGTAGTCGGTCAGAATTTGCCTGAGATTGGCGGCGGGGGCGTCCCAGCCGGACGCGGTCAGCAGCAGCGAATCGTCCGATTCGTATCCCGGGCTCTGGGCGTACCGATGGTAGATCAGAAAGTCCGGCAGCGTGTAGAGTTTTCGCAGGTTGTAGAGAACGACCGGAGCCCATCCATGATGCGTAGTGTCGCCGGTGGTCAGGTTGAGCGAGGGATGGGATACCGTGGGATAAGAATCGATCCCGGGCGAGACGACGACGCCGACCTTAATCGTCGGGTCGACACTGCGCATTTTTGTCAGGAACTGGCTC from Capsulimonas corticalis harbors:
- a CDS encoding PA14 domain-containing protein is translated as MWTDKSLRKSFLLALCLNAGAVCWLGTTDAWRSTHAATRQTKPPLPTRLIQLEAMPLESSATGKNRSGAGKNESAAASGAANSPLGPDGAPAASGAAAKASLKPQRRLTAHEQRLAQREQAQEAARRRIQADALKLPDHKPAPVTPEKPSPATAPPPQTAEKAPASSAPDTRVASLPKDDQGVTTRLGEKAQDGAAADKTVGGGDRQQTGSPQGANGPQNADPQRGSNGRRAEGAPRGAGGQSDSRTTPNGPHGGGARPGDRQPLGGKDAALPQHGPVGGVPVHEGANPGARRGPQNASGNQKSGPDSGNTQTSGGATRQTGADRRGAPAEATHGQTGTSPETGNRAAGAQALTTPNGSRRTPGGEKPAGRAGQSSRPATDRAAQASGQSSAAQQRLQNNYDRLARGPVTALPPGDVQGADPGHERSAPVHKLHLPTTDNAPSGEIPGALVPEAMRRLVVSPKAHQGSPAPKQDKSTQVAFLLTPVSIGSHSARGNLPWTPEHAQKPKGQTIQGKGKVDGGGDGSGLLGQYYLGKNFEQPLFQRPDANINFNWTRKIVDPRMPARQPFSIRWTGKITPRFSETYTFYTASDDGVRLYIDGKLLIDNWSIHAASEDAAQMDMKAGQAYPIVIEYYEKNGNSVEIIKLYWESLHQLKEYVPQSCFSYPKTDDLNGH
- a CDS encoding ExbD/TolR family protein → MKFPQPKLRKARIEIVPMIDTIFFLLVFFMFTTLSMVKMQGLGLNVPTDSAAAGAPGKTPARMTLSVAPDGRYYLNARPIAPADMPTALQQELARRPGAAVVVNVAPTQSTQTLISVMDIVNETMTRAGSSAPIVIATERVKTDAGDTGQDPGHVDR
- a CDS encoding ExbD/TolR family protein, encoding MKMPMPEIKRARIEIVPMIDTIFFLLVFFMIASLSMVPLKSRHVSLPESETANQKPQNQVVLTAASDGALFLDRTRCTEPQLLAMLRGRVQSDPNVTVLINCDKALPASHFLRLFDLAKQADAAKVMVATLPRNLGAQRP
- a CDS encoding MotA/TolQ/ExbB proton channel family protein; the encoded protein is MFVHGLQFLLRGGPVMWPLFVCAILSTTVMIERAGALRRALGGADLLVARVMQLMHDERYDEALDTARSHGGPVGRVLAHAVSNRHRDVPAIERSLEVVAQEETPKITQRLGVLDTIITVSPLLGLLGTVTGMIGAFNVVGDPRSLGGPAAITGGVGQALIATATGLAIAIVTLVGYNALGEQARAVVAAMERGATRAIEIIASRPAEEPAYEDANA
- a CDS encoding sodium:solute symporter family protein; translation: MNLSWIDWMIVIAAIVVIRLVSWSTRSLMRGVADFLSANRVAGRYLLTISGEMGNFGVITLVAGWQAFTSAGFVNFWWPLMYMPLSIVFIMTGWVFYRLRETRALTVGQFLEMRYSRRFRVFAGGLCWLSGIINFGIFPAVAARFLIYFCGLPDTFPVLGLHIATYPALMVADLGMALYFVLAGGQISVMVTECAQGMIACVAYVAIAVAALLIVPWHREVAALQMAPANASMLNPFHTTQVKDFNLWYYLIQFFISIYCYQAWLGGQGFMTSARNPHEQRMGALISNWRGVPLGMMSIALPLAGYTLLHSPHYAAQAASVNAVLHQISNPSVQNEMLIPVALAHLLPVGIKGLVAMIVVFLSFTCHDTYLHAWGSIFVQDVLLPLRNRPLEPHQQIRWLRWSIFFVAVFIFVFSMVYSETDKIKMFQAMTGVIWLAGAGSVMIGGLYGRFGTAAGAYCAMAAGGVLGIGGLLLPLYWQSHHLGEFPINGQYMMLLASLVSIVLYVSVSFATGGLRRPFNLEKMLHRGVYSTDPHEHEVKSTLTNRWLELLGMGKEFSRGDRFLAILYACTTLGTWLLFIGVCAAHFLFHTITDQFWINFWHIYLMVMLCVSIPVLIWFTIGGVLDIRNLKETLKTAVRDDTDDGRVVHEDSDRLGGTVVETPAQIAIADQAAKVASHSSE
- a CDS encoding protease pro-enzyme activation domain-containing protein, which codes for MNKTTISVRRASLALLACLGAAAPAQAQTVVLRGHLSPALAGAHWVSRAPVAQPLTLALSLPLRNEAQLADQIHRLYDPKDPQYGHFLTTQQFIDRYAPTEESYAAVIRYARSQGFAITETYPNRTLVTVQAPDGVVERSLGLQMHSFRAANGSLFRVANADPSVPAAIAAQISGIVGLDESAHWAPQSYLVPQAMAQALQPYQVGTGPGGALSPSDITKAYGLNNLTLANSATKLDGHGQVLGLFQLDGYDPSDIASFTSGYKLPGVPLQNVLVGGASGQPGVNAAEVTLDIELMTALAPGASKIMVYEAPNTAAGVIAAYSRIASDNIAKQVSTSWGITEPSCSIPIRTAENTAFRQMAAQGQTIFAASGDAGAFDNGKNLTVQDPASQPYITSVGGTQLFLNADGTYKKESTWSHGSIGSGAGGGGVSAVWSKPDWQAGVGVSAAARNVPDVALNSDPYTGYSVFYKGGWCIFGGTSCAAPLWAGFTALVNQQRAASGAGPVGFINPAIYKIGKNSRYTQDFYDIHDGSTNLFYPAFAGYDNATGWGSFKGAGLIADLAASSTTVATPVISLIGTPRPQVARTVALVAWGTNIASDSVLSYGPSPNSLSRSVANSSQVTAHQVTVNGLMRGVTYFYTVTSRAAGASVTSPVLSFVTAK
- a CDS encoding CBM96 family carbohydrate-binding protein, which codes for MSLRKTMIAAAALGALAAAQPSAHAQTSDQIIYDDSLENGWLNYGWATLNYGSAATVQGGSKSISVTAGAYQALYVHHTAIDSSNYTAVSFWINGGPTGGQKLAVYGLLNGAQKTAVAIPALAANTWTQVTVPLSALGVDDKLTLDGFWISDVTGKSQPTFYVDNITLIGSTVPARTSANIFVDNNTVVRTMDARLYGMNTAVWDQQLSTQSTRNALTSVGAATLRFPGGSTSDAYNWSTGKSDGGTSRWASTFPSFMKVAEATNAQPYITVDYGSGTPQMAAAWVAYANGDAASTQTIGTDTKSKDWKTVGFWAGIRGAAPLATDDGYNFLRVSHPAPFGVKYWEIGNECYGSWENDKHGASGSGLSGSPHDPYYYAIGASQFLTKMRSVDPTIKVGVVVSPGIDSYPTVSHPSLNLTTGDTTHHGWAPVVLYNLRKLYTLPDFLIYHRYAQSPGYESDDSLLLTASGWDAPAANLRQILTDYVGPISSSIELAATETNSVSSSPGKQSVSLVNGLFLADNTARVAQTEFNACLWWDLHNSSQTGTNMNPSLYGWRKFGDYGILSIGDRSDTPVNTPYPTFRALELLTHWARGGDSVLTTTSDYNKLSAYGARLQTGELALLVINKSAATPLTGNITLGSFLPDVQADVYQYGMDEDASGADLTHGTIPTTGTSLAYTFAPYSMTVIVLPPAPGWTPVTTPAPTSTTLAPIEDSYVISLGSNSVKHGAETQITVKRDSSSTSTYRRTAYLKFDLTNLTGPITSAQLSLTGNANSSKGQAPLCVYGVSDTTWTESTLVWSSALASGGLTSADLSTGTLAAVTQVNGAPGVYTWDLTSYLADKAGKIVTLQVSDPGTDGLYFCFNSKEATSGQPALTVTTTPSSGATPIIPVTPTDPAPTVLNLAPVADSYVNSLAADTVKHGAETQITVKRDSTATSIYHRTAYLKFDLTGVTSPITSAQLALTLNSNGTAGKAPLSVYGIGDTSWTESTLTWNSALAAGWLTAADLSTGTLAATTQVTSTPGVYTWDLTSYLADKIGQIVTLQVSDPGTDGVYFCFNSKEATSGQPVLTIQE